A genomic region of Gadus macrocephalus chromosome 5, ASM3116895v1 contains the following coding sequences:
- the LOC132457882 gene encoding intraflagellar transport protein 43 homolog isoform X2 — protein MEDSFQLGDNGVVKSVAKTGRRARQAAEQTPLDESRPLRKSSSTSAGEAGPPKSVRRQGGWAEDSSGAGSAKSSRRPALEDQEDRRLQPQTPHGSDDEGGEGPLPVSARVKEVEASGPSQSCFSLLGIKQIQAAALTSLLRKAL, from the exons ATGGAAGACAGCTTTCAGCTAGGAGACAATGGAGTTGTGAAAAGT GTTGCGAAGACAGGCCGCAGGGCCCGGCAAGCCGCAGAGCAAACCCCCCTCGATGAGTCCCGTCCCCTCCGaaagtcctcctccacctctgctgGAGAG GCGGGCCCTCCGAAATCCGTCCGCAGGCAGGGCGGCTGGGCCGAGGACAGCTCTGGAGCCGGTTCTGCCAA ATCCTCCAGAAGACCAGCgttggaggaccaggagga CCGACGCCTGCAGCCACAGACCCCCCACGGCTCGGACGACGAAGGAGGTGAGGGCCCGCTGCCTGTGTCTGCTCGGGTTAAGGAGGTTGAAGCTTCTGGTCCCTCCCAGTCCTGCTTTAGTCTGCTGGGAATCAAGCAGATTCAAGCAGCGGCACTCACATCACTGCTACGAAAGGCTCTCTGA
- the LOC132457882 gene encoding intraflagellar transport protein 43 homolog isoform X1 — MEDSFQLGDNGVVKSVAKTGRRARQAAEQTPLDESRPLRKSSSTSAGEDEEDVGSVTETAGPPKSVRRQGGWAEDSSGAGSAKSSRRPALEDQEDRRLQPQTPHGSDDEGGEGPLPVSARVKEVEASGPSQSCFSLLGIKQIQAAALTSLLRKAL; from the exons ATGGAAGACAGCTTTCAGCTAGGAGACAATGGAGTTGTGAAAAGT GTTGCGAAGACAGGCCGCAGGGCCCGGCAAGCCGCAGAGCAAACCCCCCTCGATGAGTCCCGTCCCCTCCGaaagtcctcctccacctctgctgGAGAG GACGAGGAGGATGTAGGTAGCGTGACTGAAACG GCGGGCCCTCCGAAATCCGTCCGCAGGCAGGGCGGCTGGGCCGAGGACAGCTCTGGAGCCGGTTCTGCCAA ATCCTCCAGAAGACCAGCgttggaggaccaggagga CCGACGCCTGCAGCCACAGACCCCCCACGGCTCGGACGACGAAGGAGGTGAGGGCCCGCTGCCTGTGTCTGCTCGGGTTAAGGAGGTTGAAGCTTCTGGTCCCTCCCAGTCCTGCTTTAGTCTGCTGGGAATCAAGCAGATTCAAGCAGCGGCACTCACATCACTGCTACGAAAGGCTCTCTGA
- the tgfb3 gene encoding transforming growth factor beta-3 proprotein yields MDLCKALLLFLISNCVTMTLSLSTCTTVDIDHIKKKRVEAIRGQILSKLRLTSPPQTIGTNQVPLQVLALYNSTKELIEELGRDRQQSCGQDNTETEYYAKEIYKFNMINGPPENNDLCPKSITSKLFRFNVSEMEKNSTNLFRAEFRALRIPNSSSRRNEQRIELYQILQKDDHIAKQRYIGGKNVLTKGTPEWISFDVTETVREWLMYRQTNLGLEISVHCPCHTFSPNGDIDEKVHELLEVKFKAMEPEYEEQVRLDMSRLKKQQKEVYPHLILMMLPPHRLDAQSSSRRRKRALDTNYCFSNYEENCCVRPLYIDFRQHLGWKWIHEPKGYYANFCSGPCPYLRSADTTHSSLLSLYNTLNPEASASPCCVPQDLEPLTILYYVGRTPKVEQLSNMIVKSCKCS; encoded by the exons ATGGATTTGTGTAAGGCGCTCCTGTTGTTCCTGATCTCAAACTGCGTTACAATGACTCTGTCGCTGTCCACCTGCACCACGGTGGACATCGACCACATCAAGAAGAAGCGAGTGGAGGCGATCCGGGGTCAGATCCTCAGTAAGCTCCGTCTCACCAGCCCCCCTCAGACCATTGGAACCAACCAGGTGCCTCTCCAGGTGCTGGCGCTGTACAACAGCACCAAGGAACTGATCGAGGAGCTGGGCAGGGACCGCCAGCAGAGCTGCGGTCAGGATAACACGGAGACCGAGTACTATGCCAAAGAGATTTACAAATTCAACATGATCAACGGCCCGCCGGAAAACA ACGACCTGTGCCCCAAGAGCATCACCTCCAAGCTGTTCCGCTTCAACGTGTCCGAAATGGAGAAGAACTCCACCAACCTGTTCCGGGCCGAGTTCCGCGCCCTGAGGATCCCCAACTCCAGCTCCAGGAGGAACGAGCAGAGGATCGAGCTCTACCAG ATCCTGCAGAAGGACGACCACATCGCCAAGCAGCGCTACATCGGGGGCAAGAACGTGCTGACCAAGGGCACCCCCGAGTGGATCTCCTTCGACGTCACCGAAACGGTCCGGGAGTGGCTGATGTACCGCC AGACCAATCTGGGCCTGGAGATCAGCGTGCACTGCCCCTGCCACACCTTCAGCCCCAACGGGGACATAGACGAGAAAGTCCATGAGCTGCTGGAGGTCAAGTTCAAAG CTATGGAGCCGGAGTACGAGGAGCAGGTCCGCCTGGACATGAGCCGTCTGAAGAAGCAGCAGAAGGAGGTGTACCCCCACCTGATCCTCATGATGCTGCCCCCTCACCGGCTGGACGCCCAGTCCTCTTCCCGCCGGCGCAAGCGGGCACTCGACACCAATTACTGCTTCTC CAACTACGAGGAGAACTGCTGCGTGAGACCGCTCTACATCGACTTCCGCCAGCACCTGGGCTGGAAGTGGATCCACGAGCCCAAAGGCTACTACGCCAACTTCTGCTCCGGCCCCTGCCCTTACCTCCGCAGCGCAGACACCACCCATAGCTCG CTCCTCAGCCTCTACAACACCCTGAACCCCGAGGCGTCCGCCTCGCCCTGCTGCGTGCCCCAGGACCTGGAGCCCCTCACCATCCTGTACTACGTGGGCCGCACGCCCAAGGTGGAGCAGCTCTCCAACATGATCGTCAAGTCCTGCAAGTGCAGTTAG